In Thermodesulfobacteriota bacterium, a single genomic region encodes these proteins:
- a CDS encoding NADH-quinone oxidoreductase subunit I: protein MAIEIKVLKHPELTWYEKLYLPQIIGGLVITLKHLIHFKPITVQYPEEVKELPPRYRGIHVMPADDDGEIRCVACKLCEVACPTQAISIVAEPADDYGIERRPKVYNIDFMRCVFCGFCVEACPCDALRMGMKYELASYNRAGLVHTKEVFFDPNVRSHAPRDNANFLYEMGKGEILDKPEEVENVKKLTGTYTSSRS, encoded by the coding sequence ATGGCGATAGAGATAAAAGTGCTGAAACATCCGGAGCTTACGTGGTACGAGAAGCTCTACCTCCCGCAGATCATCGGGGGGCTTGTTATCACGCTCAAGCATCTTATACATTTTAAGCCCATTACGGTACAGTACCCGGAAGAGGTAAAGGAGCTCCCTCCCAGGTACAGGGGCATCCACGTGATGCCCGCTGACGATGACGGCGAGATTAGATGCGTAGCGTGCAAGCTCTGCGAGGTCGCGTGCCCTACTCAGGCGATATCGATCGTGGCCGAGCCTGCTGACGATTACGGTATTGAGCGTAGGCCGAAGGTCTATAACATCGACTTCATGAGGTGCGTATTCTGCGGCTTCTGCGTCGAGGCGTGCCCCTGCGACGCCCTCAGGATGGGCATGAAGTACGAGCTCGCTTCATACAACAGGGCAGGGCTCGTGCACACGAAAGAGGTCTTCTTCGATCCCAACGTGAGGAGCCACGCCCCCAGGGACAACGCCAACTTCCTGTACGAGATGGGCAAGGGCGAGATACTGGATAAGCCCGAAGAAGTGGAGAACGTAAAAAAGCTCACCGGTACCTATACTTCCTCCCGGTCCTGA
- a CDS encoding sodium:solute symporter family protein yields MGGALDSALSYLSPLDWCIVAAYLLVSLVVGVYFTKRASGSMSSYFVSDRNMSWWLLGTSMVATTFAADTPLAVTGWVRTEGIWKNWFWWNYVFSHVFIVLVFARLWRRAEVITDNELIEIRYSGRPAAFLRGFKACYFATLFNFIVMGWVISAMAKVLKIFFGVETTAAIVICISIAFFYTMMSGIWGVALTDFLQYFIALFGTIVLAWVVIGSPEIGGFSGFIEKLGGIDEKHISFIMTPSGGEPVSGGFFSSSFFTFLVYVTVIWWSSHNADGGGYFIQRMCSAKNERHSVAGTAWFAVNHYIIRFWPWVLVALASLLIYSGADAAKGDNEAMYIVVIRDFLGPGLKGLLFVSFLAAFMSTLSTQLNWGASYLMNDVYRRFIYKAAPEKHYIFVSRVCTLGLTLLAGYFAFHITNIGKAWIFLWAMSAGIGLVLVLRWFWWRINAWSEISALASSLLAILVIVVYTRSKGIPLELRHQVLVIPVSVLTWVLVTFVTSPEPIETLSGFYRRVRPWGFWKPVSELNPGIERPGFSPVIINWVLGVSCVLFGMTGIGKVLLGSFLTGALMIAVSLVSGLVVYSRLRKELAD; encoded by the coding sequence ATGGGTGGAGCACTCGATTCAGCACTCTCGTACCTTAGCCCGCTCGACTGGTGTATCGTCGCTGCGTACCTGCTCGTGTCCCTTGTCGTCGGGGTTTATTTCACGAAGAGGGCGAGCGGGAGCATGTCCTCCTACTTCGTATCCGACAGGAACATGTCCTGGTGGCTCCTGGGCACGTCCATGGTCGCAACCACTTTCGCGGCCGATACGCCTTTGGCCGTAACGGGATGGGTCAGGACGGAAGGGATTTGGAAGAACTGGTTCTGGTGGAACTACGTCTTCAGCCACGTCTTCATTGTCCTCGTATTCGCGAGGCTCTGGAGAAGGGCCGAGGTGATCACCGACAACGAGCTAATAGAGATAAGATACAGCGGCAGACCGGCGGCTTTTCTCAGGGGGTTCAAGGCCTGTTATTTCGCGACCCTCTTCAACTTCATAGTGATGGGCTGGGTCATAAGCGCGATGGCGAAGGTCCTGAAAATATTCTTCGGCGTCGAAACCACGGCCGCAATAGTGATATGCATATCGATAGCCTTTTTCTACACGATGATGTCGGGAATTTGGGGGGTGGCGCTCACGGACTTCCTCCAGTATTTCATAGCGCTCTTCGGCACGATCGTACTCGCCTGGGTGGTCATAGGGTCGCCCGAGATAGGCGGGTTTTCGGGATTTATAGAAAAGTTGGGCGGCATCGACGAAAAGCATATATCGTTCATCATGACCCCCTCCGGAGGCGAACCGGTAAGCGGCGGTTTCTTCTCGTCGAGTTTTTTTACCTTTCTCGTTTACGTCACCGTCATCTGGTGGTCTTCCCACAACGCGGACGGCGGGGGGTATTTCATTCAGAGGATGTGCTCCGCAAAGAACGAGAGGCACTCGGTCGCGGGAACGGCATGGTTCGCGGTGAACCACTATATAATACGCTTCTGGCCGTGGGTGCTGGTCGCGCTCGCTTCCCTTCTGATCTATTCCGGGGCCGACGCGGCGAAGGGGGACAACGAGGCCATGTACATAGTCGTGATCAGGGACTTCCTCGGCCCGGGCTTGAAGGGCCTCCTCTTCGTGAGCTTCCTCGCCGCTTTTATGTCGACGCTGTCGACGCAGCTCAACTGGGGCGCCTCTTATCTCATGAACGACGTATACAGGCGGTTTATTTATAAAGCGGCTCCCGAGAAGCACTACATATTCGTCTCGAGGGTCTGCACGCTCGGGTTGACCCTTCTGGCCGGCTATTTTGCGTTCCACATTACCAACATAGGGAAGGCGTGGATATTCCTCTGGGCGATGAGCGCCGGAATAGGGCTCGTGCTCGTTCTGAGGTGGTTCTGGTGGAGGATAAACGCGTGGTCCGAGATATCCGCGCTTGCGTCCTCCCTTCTCGCCATTTTAGTAATAGTCGTATATACGAGGTCGAAAGGCATCCCGCTCGAGCTCAGGCACCAGGTTCTGGTTATCCCGGTTTCCGTGCTTACGTGGGTCCTTGTCACGTTTGTAACGAGCCCCGAGCCTATTGAGACCCTGTCCGGGTTTTACAGGAGGGTACGCCCGTGGGGCTTCTGGAAGCCCGTAAGCGAATTAAACCCCGGTATCGAAAGGCCCGGTTTCTCTCCCGTAATCATAAACTGGGTGCTCGGCGTTTCCTGTGTTCTGTTCGGCATGACCGGCATTGGAAAAGTCCTTCTGGGCTCGTTTCTTACGGGGGCTCTGATGATAGCCGTCTCGCTCGTATCCGGCCTCGTCGTCTATTCGAGGCTCAGGAAGGAGCTCGCCGATTGA
- a CDS encoding glycoside hydrolase family 3 N-terminal domain-containing protein, which yields MNIKQANISDLGTREKIGQVVMPRLDFREPDPLPLVKRLISEYGAGGFIVFGGDKKSVKNAVEELSSISDVPLLFGLDAERGVGQIISDAVRFPFTMSLGAIGEEALVYEEARFIAEEMKECGLNLIFAPVLDVNTDPDNPIINIRSYGDDPGLVSRLGAAFIRGAQDGGVLACGKHFPGHGDTGADSHEVMPVQYTTLRELESSGLVPFRRAVREDAAAFMTAHVAFPRVSNGNIPATISGDIVDGILRRGLAYNGLVITDSFHMSGINRMGEEWDNAHLALEAGCDIILDPRDPVTLLSRLFDMASTGELNMNTLDRSVSRIVSAKNMRLTKPPAGSPVRSQNGTRIIERISEGSICRLKGGKLRSRKALVFVFDVTRSDGDIAGPFTESLGSAGIDFKAVHVTYTTQLDELIARSREYDALICLIYTTVGAWKKQSALPEFFRSALDEIAALPADKALISLGSPYVVRGFDRFDTVICAFDSMSECQSSAARVLLGDLEARGRMPVDTGF from the coding sequence ATGAATATCAAGCAAGCAAACATATCCGATCTCGGCACGCGCGAAAAAATAGGTCAGGTCGTGATGCCCAGGCTCGATTTCAGGGAGCCCGACCCTCTTCCCTTGGTCAAGAGACTGATAAGCGAATACGGCGCCGGCGGATTTATAGTTTTCGGAGGGGATAAAAAGTCCGTAAAAAATGCCGTAGAAGAGCTCAGCTCTATTTCCGACGTACCGCTTTTATTCGGCCTCGACGCCGAGCGCGGGGTAGGGCAGATAATCTCGGACGCGGTTCGCTTCCCCTTCACCATGTCGCTCGGAGCCATTGGGGAGGAGGCCCTCGTATACGAAGAAGCGCGCTTCATAGCCGAGGAGATGAAGGAGTGCGGGTTGAACCTTATTTTCGCCCCCGTGCTCGACGTGAATACCGACCCTGATAACCCCATAATCAACATACGCTCGTACGGGGACGACCCGGGGCTTGTATCCCGCCTGGGAGCGGCGTTTATAAGGGGCGCGCAGGATGGAGGTGTTCTCGCATGCGGGAAGCATTTTCCCGGACACGGAGACACGGGTGCCGACTCACACGAGGTCATGCCCGTCCAGTATACGACCCTCCGGGAGCTCGAATCCTCCGGTCTCGTTCCGTTCAGGCGCGCCGTCCGGGAAGACGCCGCCGCGTTCATGACGGCACATGTTGCCTTCCCGAGGGTCTCGAACGGGAACATCCCCGCGACCATTTCCGGCGATATCGTAGACGGTATCCTGAGGAGGGGTTTGGCGTATAATGGCCTTGTCATAACCGACTCATTCCACATGTCCGGTATTAACAGGATGGGCGAAGAATGGGATAACGCTCACCTCGCACTCGAAGCGGGCTGCGATATTATTCTCGATCCCCGGGACCCTGTAACCCTCTTGAGCAGGCTCTTTGATATGGCTTCGACCGGAGAGCTGAATATGAATACCCTGGACAGGTCGGTGAGCCGCATCGTATCGGCAAAAAACATGCGGCTGACGAAGCCCCCTGCAGGATCGCCCGTAAGATCTCAAAACGGCACGAGAATAATCGAGCGCATATCGGAAGGATCCATATGCAGGCTCAAGGGCGGGAAACTCCGCTCGCGGAAGGCCCTTGTTTTCGTCTTCGACGTGACCCGATCGGACGGGGACATCGCGGGCCCTTTCACGGAATCCTTAGGCAGTGCGGGAATAGATTTTAAAGCTGTCCATGTAACATATACCACACAGCTGGATGAATTAATCGCGCGGTCAAGGGAGTACGACGCCCTCATATGCCTCATCTACACCACTGTAGGGGCGTGGAAAAAGCAGTCTGCGCTGCCCGAATTCTTCAGGAGCGCATTGGATGAAATAGCTGCGCTTCCCGCGGATAAGGCCCTCATATCCTTAGGCTCGCCCTACGTAGTGCGCGGGTTCGATAGATTCGATACGGTCATCTGCGCCTTCGATTCCATGAGCGAATGCCAGTCCTCTGCCGCCCGCGTGCTTCTCGGGGATTTAGAGGCGAGAGGGAGAATGCCCGTCGATACCGGGTTCTAG
- a CDS encoding anhydro-N-acetylmuramic acid kinase — protein sequence MLDYLKSLIDKKERLVVGLMSGTSRDGIDAALVNITGSGGDTKVDLIKFICVPYREDIRRGLESLTPRCSPADISSLDFLIGAAFADAALKVIDESGMEKDRVDLIGSHGQTVSHNPPSGREGVPSTLQLGELDVIAESTGITTVGDFRTRDIAAGGEGAPLVPYADYLLFNKPGRVRIAQNIGGIANATVIPGSLEEVTAFDTGPGNMLMDRVMSISTGGKKQFDEDGEYASRGKADEKLLKELLSDPYFLKPPPKSTGEELFGKERAEALVSRVNKGQIPLTGLMATLLELTVGSIALSYVRFIFPHHKISEIIFSGGGCRNPVLMDRLRSEFNDIKCSTSDEYGIPSDAKEAVAFAILANELISGNPGNLTGVTGASHRVPLGKIALGRL from the coding sequence ATGCTCGACTATCTTAAATCACTCATCGACAAAAAAGAAAGGCTCGTGGTCGGCCTCATGTCCGGTACGTCGAGGGACGGCATAGACGCGGCACTTGTAAACATTACCGGCAGCGGCGGAGACACAAAGGTCGATTTGATCAAATTCATCTGCGTCCCCTATCGTGAGGACATAAGGCGCGGGCTCGAGAGTTTGACGCCCCGATGCTCCCCGGCCGATATATCGAGCCTCGATTTTCTCATCGGCGCCGCGTTTGCGGACGCCGCCCTGAAGGTGATCGATGAGTCCGGTATGGAAAAGGATCGGGTTGATCTTATTGGCTCCCACGGGCAGACCGTCTCTCACAACCCTCCCTCCGGGCGTGAAGGGGTTCCCTCGACGCTTCAGCTTGGCGAGCTCGACGTGATCGCCGAGTCAACAGGGATTACGACAGTCGGTGATTTCAGGACGCGCGATATAGCTGCGGGCGGGGAAGGGGCTCCTCTAGTCCCTTATGCGGATTATTTGCTGTTTAATAAGCCCGGCCGTGTGCGCATAGCCCAGAATATTGGCGGCATAGCGAACGCGACAGTCATTCCGGGTAGTCTCGAAGAGGTGACCGCGTTCGATACGGGCCCGGGGAATATGCTCATGGACAGGGTGATGAGCATTTCTACGGGAGGAAAGAAGCAATTCGATGAGGACGGGGAATACGCGTCCCGCGGTAAAGCGGACGAGAAGCTCCTTAAAGAGCTTTTGTCCGACCCTTATTTCCTTAAGCCTCCCCCTAAATCGACGGGCGAGGAGCTCTTCGGCAAGGAGCGCGCGGAGGCTCTCGTATCCCGCGTGAACAAAGGGCAAATACCGCTCACCGGACTGATGGCGACGCTCCTTGAGCTCACGGTCGGATCGATCGCCCTTTCCTATGTTAGGTTTATTTTTCCCCACCACAAAATAAGCGAGATAATCTTCAGCGGCGGGGGGTGCAGGAACCCGGTACTTATGGACAGGCTCAGGTCCGAATTCAATGATATAAAATGCTCGACGTCCGACGAATACGGAATCCCGTCTGATGCGAAAGAGGCCGTGGCTTTCGCGATACTGGCAAACGAGCTTATCTCCGGGAATCCGGGGAACCTGACCGGCGTAACAGGCGCTTCGCACAGGGTCCCCCTGGGCAAGATAGCGCTGGGCAGGTTATGA
- the murQ gene encoding N-acetylmuramic acid 6-phosphate etherase codes for MTKSRKTGHLLTEKINPRTARLDECSPDEIVGLILAEDDTISAAVRREKRHIAEAVELIVERLGRGGRLIFIGAGTSGRLGVLEAAECPPTFGTDPSMIRAIIAGGRKAVWNSVEGAEDSAKEARKELKKVGLGKKDVLVGIAASATTPFVESALSYAQKKGSGRILVTCNPVDTEVPDIIISVLVGPEAIVGSTRMKAGTATKMVLNMLTTGAMVMLGKTYGNLMVDVQPRSAKLRDRAKRIVMEIAGVDEREAGRLLRKSGWDVKASVVMAKKGLDYKKAKDLLLKNNGFLRRALG; via the coding sequence GTGACGAAGAGCCGGAAGACAGGACACCTCCTTACAGAAAAAATAAACCCCCGCACAGCGCGCCTCGACGAATGCTCCCCCGATGAGATAGTCGGGCTCATACTGGCCGAGGACGATACAATCTCAGCTGCCGTCCGGAGGGAAAAACGGCATATCGCCGAGGCCGTGGAATTGATAGTCGAACGGCTCGGCCGGGGCGGGCGCCTCATATTCATAGGCGCGGGCACGAGCGGGCGTCTGGGCGTCTTGGAAGCGGCGGAATGCCCCCCGACATTCGGCACCGATCCGTCCATGATAAGGGCGATAATAGCCGGGGGCAGGAAAGCCGTCTGGAACTCTGTCGAGGGCGCGGAAGACTCAGCCAAGGAGGCGAGGAAGGAGCTCAAAAAAGTGGGGCTCGGCAAAAAAGACGTCCTCGTCGGTATAGCCGCGAGCGCGACCACCCCTTTCGTCGAGAGCGCTCTCTCGTACGCGCAAAAGAAGGGGAGCGGCAGGATACTAGTCACGTGCAACCCGGTAGACACGGAGGTCCCCGATATTATAATCTCGGTCCTCGTGGGCCCCGAAGCGATAGTCGGCTCCACGCGTATGAAGGCCGGCACAGCGACTAAAATGGTTCTGAACATGCTCACTACCGGGGCCATGGTCATGCTCGGAAAGACTTACGGCAACCTGATGGTGGACGTGCAGCCGCGGTCGGCCAAGCTCAGGGACAGGGCGAAGAGGATCGTGATGGAAATAGCGGGTGTGGACGAGCGGGAAGCAGGGAGGCTTCTCAGGAAATCCGGCTGGGACGTGAAGGCGTCTGTTGTAATGGCGAAAAAGGGCCTCGATTATAAAAAAGCGAAGGATCTGCTGCTGAAAAATAATGGATTTTTGCGAAGGGCGCTCGGGTAG
- a CDS encoding MlaD family protein — MRNQRVLNFRVGLFVLITLSLFILIVFFLTGEQRFFEKSYTLTTSFTNTAGLIKGAAVRLSGVRIGEVTDIEFSPKPVGDKVITVTMKISRDGMSRLNPDAKATIRTEGLLGDKYIEIIPGIEKPLAKIPETMEIESQTPIEFASIIGQSGDLLANIISISESLDKIVKAFGEEENINNISKTLASVRASSEAIQKNIEAIEKNNGILNTMIYGEKDKKGKAEENALIKLNKAVTKLDTLIDQINRGDGALHDLVYNKELSSDINSTVANLKDATANLNGQDGAITELKETMSNFREISEMLKGGEGTLGALLIDPSVYDSLKGLLGEAQRSRFVRAAVKYFVEQEKASNAEQDSSSAN; from the coding sequence ATGAGGAATCAGAGGGTATTGAATTTTAGAGTCGGTCTATTCGTATTAATAACACTGAGTTTATTTATACTGATCGTTTTTTTCCTGACAGGCGAGCAGCGCTTCTTCGAGAAGAGCTATACCCTCACCACCTCCTTCACGAATACCGCCGGCCTTATTAAGGGCGCGGCGGTCAGGCTCTCCGGCGTAAGGATAGGCGAGGTCACCGATATAGAGTTCTCCCCGAAACCGGTCGGCGATAAGGTGATAACGGTGACGATGAAGATAAGCAGGGACGGAATGAGCAGACTCAATCCGGACGCGAAGGCTACAATCCGGACCGAAGGGCTTTTGGGGGACAAATATATAGAAATAATTCCCGGAATTGAAAAGCCGCTTGCCAAGATCCCTGAAACCATGGAGATAGAGAGTCAGACTCCAATCGAATTCGCGAGCATAATCGGCCAGTCGGGCGATCTATTGGCTAACATCATAAGCATCTCCGAGAGCCTCGACAAGATAGTGAAGGCGTTCGGGGAGGAGGAGAATATTAATAATATCAGCAAGACCCTCGCCTCAGTCAGGGCGAGCTCCGAAGCTATTCAAAAAAACATCGAGGCTATCGAGAAGAATAACGGGATATTGAACACGATGATTTACGGGGAGAAGGACAAGAAGGGCAAGGCAGAGGAGAACGCTCTAATAAAGCTCAATAAAGCTGTCACCAAGCTCGACACACTGATCGACCAGATCAACAGGGGGGACGGCGCTCTCCACGATCTCGTTTACAACAAGGAGCTTTCGAGCGACATCAACTCAACAGTGGCTAATTTGAAAGACGCCACGGCCAATTTAAACGGCCAGGACGGTGCCATAACCGAGCTCAAGGAGACTATGTCTAATTTCAGGGAGATATCCGAGATGCTCAAGGGAGGGGAAGGCACACTCGGGGCTTTGCTCATCGACCCGAGCGTCTACGACAGCCTGAAGGGGCTTCTGGGCGAGGCCCAGAGGAGCCGCTTCGTCCGCGCCGCCGTTAAGTACTTCGTCGAGCAGGAAAAGGCCAGCAACGCGGAACAGGACAGCTCCTCCGCGAACTAG
- the purH gene encoding bifunctional phosphoribosylaminoimidazolecarboxamide formyltransferase/IMP cyclohydrolase, translating into MSKIERAIISVSDKEGIGNFAKGLKEYDIEILSTGGTAKRLRDGGIEVTEISDFTGSPEILGGRVKTLHPKLHGGILALRGDETHEKQMKENGIVPIDMVIVNLYPFEEVIKKEEVELGEAIENIDIGGPTLLRAAAKNYQHVTLVTHPEDYKDILKELKKNKGAISPETNFRLAVKAFSYVARYDAAISNYLGGLEKDGGKNKFPATITMHLEKKMKLRYGENPHQEGSFYVLPEVSEPCISNSVQLQGKELSLNNIYDTDAALEAVKDFHETACVIVKHNNPCGVATDESVVNAFLKAKACDPVSAFGGIVAFNKDVDEVTASELANMFLEVVIAPGYSEKALEVLSSKGNLRVMKTPPLKNDTGPGLDFKKVVGGALIQDRDTGVNDDFRDMKVETKRQPTDEELEALKFAWKVCKHVKSNAIVFARNGQTVGIGAGQMSRVDSVKIATFKAVMPTEGAVMASDAFFPFRDGIDEAAKAGITAIVQPGGSIRDKEIIAAADEHGMAMVFTGVRHFKH; encoded by the coding sequence ATGAGTAAAATTGAGAGAGCCATTATCAGCGTTTCTGATAAAGAGGGGATAGGCAATTTCGCCAAGGGTCTCAAGGAATACGATATAGAGATCCTGTCGACCGGCGGTACGGCGAAGCGGCTCAGGGACGGGGGAATAGAGGTTACGGAGATTTCGGATTTTACGGGCTCCCCCGAGATACTCGGGGGGAGGGTAAAAACACTCCATCCGAAGCTGCACGGGGGAATTCTGGCGCTCAGGGGCGATGAGACACACGAGAAGCAGATGAAGGAGAACGGGATAGTGCCTATCGACATGGTCATCGTCAACCTGTACCCGTTCGAGGAAGTGATAAAAAAAGAAGAAGTCGAGCTCGGCGAGGCGATAGAGAATATAGACATAGGAGGCCCCACCTTACTTCGGGCCGCCGCCAAGAACTATCAGCACGTAACGCTTGTCACGCACCCGGAGGACTACAAGGACATTTTGAAGGAGCTCAAGAAAAACAAGGGGGCGATATCCCCCGAAACGAACTTCAGGCTCGCAGTAAAGGCGTTCTCGTACGTGGCGCGCTACGACGCCGCAATATCGAACTATCTGGGCGGGCTCGAGAAGGACGGCGGAAAAAACAAATTCCCCGCTACGATAACAATGCACCTGGAGAAGAAGATGAAGCTCCGGTACGGTGAGAACCCGCACCAGGAGGGGTCGTTCTACGTTCTACCGGAGGTAAGCGAGCCGTGCATTTCCAATTCGGTCCAGCTCCAGGGTAAGGAGCTTTCTTTGAACAATATATACGATACGGACGCCGCGCTCGAAGCTGTAAAGGACTTTCATGAGACGGCCTGCGTTATCGTTAAGCACAATAACCCGTGCGGCGTCGCGACCGATGAGAGCGTGGTAAACGCGTTCCTCAAAGCAAAGGCGTGCGATCCCGTGAGCGCATTCGGCGGGATCGTGGCGTTCAACAAAGACGTGGACGAGGTAACAGCGTCCGAGCTCGCGAACATGTTCCTCGAAGTGGTCATTGCGCCCGGCTATTCGGAGAAGGCGCTCGAAGTGCTGTCAAGCAAGGGGAATCTACGCGTGATGAAAACACCGCCGCTCAAAAACGACACCGGGCCGGGCCTCGATTTCAAGAAGGTCGTCGGAGGGGCTCTCATTCAGGACAGGGACACCGGAGTGAACGACGATTTCAGGGATATGAAGGTTGAAACCAAACGTCAGCCCACCGACGAAGAGCTCGAAGCGCTGAAATTCGCGTGGAAGGTATGCAAACACGTGAAGTCGAACGCCATAGTCTTCGCCCGTAACGGCCAGACCGTCGGCATCGGAGCGGGACAGATGAGCAGAGTCGATTCCGTGAAGATCGCCACATTCAAAGCCGTGATGCCGACAGAGGGCGCCGTGATGGCCTCGGACGCCTTCTTCCCGTTCAGGGACGGGATAGACGAAGCTGCTAAAGCGGGAATCACGGCGATAGTACAGCCCGGAGGCTCGATAAGGGACAAGGAAATAATCGCCGCAGCCGACGAGCACGGCATGGCGATGGTATTTACGGGCGTAAGGCACTTCAAACATTGA
- a CDS encoding DsbA family protein — protein MKLTVFYDYTCPFCYITSKNLETLSNEFDLDIEWKGIEIHPEIPSQGQKSSRSLKSIKTVESIKGAANESGTVIALPGFRTNSRLSLEASEFAKTRNRFKGFHDSIFEAYFADRKNIGDLKIVIEAGIKAGLDGAELEECLGKRTMFHKVEENKKAAQSNLVTGVPTLIMGKFPVYGNQSLETLRHMIRRAIERTA, from the coding sequence ATGAAGCTTACGGTATTTTACGATTATACCTGCCCCTTCTGCTACATCACCTCGAAAAACCTGGAGACCCTTTCAAACGAATTCGATCTGGATATCGAGTGGAAGGGCATCGAGATCCACCCGGAAATCCCAAGTCAGGGCCAAAAGAGCAGCAGGTCCCTGAAATCCATCAAAACTGTCGAATCGATAAAAGGCGCGGCGAATGAGAGCGGAACTGTGATAGCGCTCCCGGGTTTCCGGACCAATTCCAGGCTGAGCCTCGAAGCCTCTGAATTCGCAAAAACGAGGAACCGGTTCAAGGGCTTCCACGACTCGATATTTGAAGCCTATTTCGCGGACAGAAAAAATATCGGAGACTTAAAGATAGTAATTGAAGCAGGTATAAAAGCGGGGCTCGACGGCGCGGAGCTTGAGGAGTGCCTCGGCAAACGGACGATGTTCCATAAAGTCGAGGAAAATAAAAAAGCCGCACAATCAAACCTAGTGACAGGAGTGCCAACTCTCATAATGGGTAAATTCCCCGTTTACGGAAATCAGTCTCTCGAAACTTTGAGACACATGATCAGGAGAGCGATCGAGAGGACTGCCTGA
- a CDS encoding metallophosphoesterase family protein, with the protein MKILIISDIHANWHALQAVLARESHDALIFLGDVVDFGPDPKNCVNFLMKSSKTRFWGVRGDHDHALAFGTGSNCSEELSRLSNISREWGECFLSGEEVGFLRRLPLDRDFSIDGIDFEIAHGSDPYSYVFYNMVVRGDQPSIETPDESGSGESRKFILTGHSHKPFVKTIGNTTVLNPGSVGQPRDRDPRASYGVIENGEASIRRISYDIEKTVKDLERSGMPCGAKSRLISMLVSASVIN; encoded by the coding sequence ATGAAAATTCTAATAATTTCAGACATCCACGCGAACTGGCACGCGCTCCAGGCGGTCCTTGCCAGGGAAAGCCACGACGCGCTCATATTCCTTGGAGACGTAGTGGACTTCGGCCCCGACCCCAAAAACTGCGTTAATTTTCTGATGAAATCCTCGAAAACCCGCTTTTGGGGGGTGAGGGGAGACCACGACCACGCGCTTGCTTTCGGTACGGGCAGCAACTGCTCGGAGGAGCTCAGCAGGCTCTCCAACATATCGAGGGAGTGGGGCGAGTGCTTTCTCTCGGGCGAAGAGGTCGGGTTCCTTAGGAGGTTGCCTCTCGACAGGGACTTTTCGATAGACGGTATCGATTTCGAGATCGCGCACGGCTCGGACCCCTATTCCTATGTATTCTATAACATGGTCGTCCGGGGTGATCAGCCCTCTATCGAAACTCCGGATGAATCGGGAAGCGGCGAGAGTCGAAAATTTATACTGACCGGGCACTCTCACAAACCGTTTGTAAAAACCATAGGGAATACCACGGTACTCAATCCCGGCTCCGTAGGGCAGCCGAGGGACCGCGACCCGAGGGCATCCTATGGGGTGATCGAGAACGGAGAGGCCTCCATAAGAAGGATCAGCTACGACATCGAGAAAACGGTCAAGGACCTCGAAAGGAGCGGGATGCCCTGCGGCGCTAAATCGAGGCTCATATCCATGCTGGTCTCGGCATCCGTTATAAATTAA